In Vicia villosa cultivar HV-30 ecotype Madison, WI linkage group LG7, Vvil1.0, whole genome shotgun sequence, the DNA window AGATTCGCTATCAACAACAACAGACTGTGGTTTTGATGGCTTTGACGGCTTTTTCAGCTTCTTAGGGGCAATGTCTCGTCCCCAAACCTTGAGAGAAAGTTCAAATACCTCAATCTGGTGAGGACTAGAAATAGAAAAAGTGAGAACTTTTTTGTTTTTCACAAATTTATCCTTCAACTTCCAAACCCTCTTATGAAATTGCTTCTGTGTAGGTTGAAAACTAAGCGAATGGTTAAAGGAATTATAAAATCCGGTGAAGTGTTTCATCGGATCGTGACCCGTTTTGGATTTGTAATCGGATAGCGCCTTAAGAATGACGATTTCATCGTTGGCACTGAAGAGTCTGGTACGGGATTTTGAGGTGGTGGCGGTTTGTTTGAGAATGGAAGGGAGTATTGGTTGTGGGGGAGGATTGGTTTGTTTGGGAATGGAAGGGAGTATTGGTTGTGGGGGAGGATTGGTGCATGATTGGGCGGAGGGTGAGGGTTTTGTGGGGAAGATTTTCTGATGTTGGTGTGTCATTTGAGAATAGTGAGTTTTGAGATTAGGGTTTTCGAGTAAGACTGTCAGTGTGTGAGCAAGGGGTATTTAAAAACTCTATTTTGCGCGGTTTATGAGTTCTCCttgtctgtttggttcaaatgttTGTGTGGTTCAAATGGGGGAGGAGAAGATTTTTAGCAAAATTAATTACCCCATTTTAATTTCCCACATATCTACtcaaatcaatatatatttattgttCTAAATCTCTTAAGCATGCATAAAATTTTAAGTTACTATAAACCGTTTTAAATTGCATAAAATttcaaattatgatagaaaatttctttacccacctccctatgggtggtcacctcctgcgaaaaaccaaaactacccctgcttcggaagttcatttccgaaagcgtgtttttttaaaaaaattgacttacttcggaagttcatttccgaaacaattatttcggaagttcacttccgaaatactgc includes these proteins:
- the LOC131618751 gene encoding GLABROUS1 enhancer-binding protein-like 1, producing MTHQHQKIFPTKPSPSAQSCTNPPPQPILPSIPKQTNPPPQPILPSILKQTATTSKSRTRLFSANDEIVILKALSDYKSKTGHDPMKHFTGFYNSFNHSLSFQPTQKQFHKRVWKLKDKFVKNKKVLTFSISSPHQIEVFELSLKVWGRDIAPKKLKKPSKPSKPQSVVVDSESAKGRSKEEKVNICLREMFRFGEMGLDVLKRGMDLVGESERLEFDRRWKKLRVQESRVFLQRAELVEKQLELIYKALQGSS